Genomic DNA from Solanum pennellii chromosome 3, SPENNV200:
TGGAATTGTACTGATAGCGCCGGTGAAGCTCATGAAATCTCCAAGAAAAGGTAACAGAGCAGATAGAAAAATGGTGATCGCTAGATAACCACCTCTAACTACTGTTCTGAATGACAGGTTGCGAAAAGCCAGTACACTTCCACTTATTCTATATTTAGTATCCAAATACTCGTATGTTGGACTTGCAAATATCTGATATGAACAACAACACCAAAATATTAGACATATGTATCAACTATACGTCAAGAAAGATAAGTGCTTAATTTTTTCGATAAGGAATGGGCACACTTCTTGGGGCAAATGGAGGGTACACTACTCGGGGTATGTCATAAGCAAACAGGTGTCTGCGATATTTCCTTCTTATCTGATCGAGTTGGTGTCATTTATTAATCTCATGAACTACTATTTCGGTTCATAAAAGGCGAAATTTGTGAGTTCCTTACGTGCAACGTAATGATGGATTGGATGAAAGCAGCAATGTTGGCTAATCCCCTCAGCCAAACAGGGCCGCTGACATTGTAGAGCAAATAAGACGATGATTTAGATCCATACGCCCAATACCCCATGTAAGTAACAGCATGCACTGGCACAACTCCTATAGTAAACTGAAAATATAGGGCTTTCAACATGTTGTCAACAACCGGTGCTCTAACAGTAGCCTGTCATATAATTGAATATAACAATATTAATGCGAGGACCATCATCATATGAAATTGATCAACAAATAAGTGTAGATATAAGAGCTGGAAAATCTTCATTGCATTGGACAACAACACAAGAGGTCATAGTTCAAATTTCCTTTGATCATTTTAGTAAGTCCTATCCATCGCATAAATTTATCAGTAAATCGTAGCTCCATAAAAGTTCACGAATAAATCTACAGCGTAAATACCTGGATCTCTGGGATCATTCCTGTGTTGTATACAAAAACAAGACTTGCAGCTGCACCAATAGTTGTAAAAGTTATACTAGAGGAGGATCCTGGAATGCTATAGTCCCTAGGAGGAGCATTAATACCTGCAATTTCACGTCGAGAGAGGGATACatacttatataattaattaagtaaatacaATATACTCTTATCTATAACAAGTTGAGTTTTTAGAAGAGAAGGTCACGCTCGGTTAAATCAATTATGCATACCATCTTTAAGACACAAAGCAAAGGCTATTGAGAAATACACTATACTGAGGAATGTGGAAACTGCCATCCAAACACCTAGAGCTGACAAATGGGGCACAGAAACAGCGAAAAACACGCACGCTAATCCAGCGATTATGATGAAGTATGGAAGCTTCATCTCATGATCCTCCCTAAAGAGAAGATAGAAAGCCTGtcattcataaaaaaatgtttCAGATTCATTTATATGAAGTTTGCTTTCACATTAATTAAAAAGGCTAACACTACTTTATGCTTATTAACTCATTATCGAAGGTTGTGAGTTTGAGTCACCAAAGGAACAACACGGGTGGAGCGTTTCATTACCCTACCTTTAAGGCTTGTCCACCCAAAATGATGAATCCAATATTTATCAAGAAAAGATTTGCATACTGTAATCCCCAAACAATGGCATAAGCTCTGTATCCTGCATCAACCAATAAAAGTTTGAACTACAACAACTCCAAATCTTGAGATGTTAAAAGTGACTACGACTCGTGGACTCGTCAATCTGTTTTCTTACCATACATAAATCCTGCAAGATCTCTATATCTGATATGCCTTTTTTCTCCATATTGATGGATCTTGGCCATAAGAGTACTGGcatataatgatatgattgtaGATAAAACCATACCAGTAACACCACCAATCCAACCCAGAGGAACCATGATTGTGCCAGCATATCCTAGTGCATAAGCACAATTGACAGTAGTCGTGAGAACAAGTCCCACCTGAAACCATGAATCTACATTTTGGAAAACataaaaacacaattattaCTCTTGTCCTTATAAAGTGCTAAAATTTGTATTCAATGTATATAAGAACAATAAATACTATTAAAGTAATAACAAGCAACCGAGGTTGTGGAGGATACAACTATTTACTTCAACAAAATAGTTATACCTAAAATTCTGCAAAGCTTCGAACTCTCTCAACAACTACAAAATCACTTCTTTAGaaaatgcataatatatatatatgtgtgtgtgaaactaggtcttaggcctattcacaacccaaaagctagctcaaaagGAGGAGAATTGTCCAAGCCTTACGAGGAGTTCACCCATCTCATAAAtaaccgatgtgggacttttgtcattctttaacaatatatatatactggtCCTTTGATACGTGTGTTGTACGTGATTACCAATTcagaaaaatatatgttatatatagtaAATAATATTGCTTATTTAATTAACGACTTAATAATAT
This window encodes:
- the LOC107012463 gene encoding proline transporter 2-like, translating into MVPLGWIGGVTGMVLSTIISLYASTLMAKIHQYGEKRHIRYRDLAGFMYGYRAYAIVWGLQYANLFLINIGFIILGGQALKAFYLLFREDHEMKLPYFIIIAGLACVFFAVSVPHLSALGVWMAVSTFLSIVYFSIAFALCLKDGINAPPRDYSIPGSSSSITFTTIGAAASLVFVYNTGMIPEIQATVRAPVVDNMLKALYFQFTIGVVPVHAVTYMGYWAYGSKSSSYLLYNVSGPVWLRGLANIAAFIQSIITLHIFASPTYEYLDTKYRISGSVLAFRNLSFRTVVRGGYLAITIFLSALLPFLGDFMSFTGAISTIPLTFILPNHMYMRKQISSLQKSWHWFNIVFFSCLAVAALVAAVRLIAMDSKTYHAFADL